The following are encoded in a window of Oncorhynchus clarkii lewisi isolate Uvic-CL-2024 unplaced genomic scaffold, UVic_Ocla_1.0 unplaced_contig_10059_pilon_pilon, whole genome shotgun sequence genomic DNA:
- the LOC139400285 gene encoding guanylate cyclase soluble subunit alpha-2-like, whose protein sequence is MPRYCLFGNNVTLASKFESGSHPRCINVSPTTYWLLKDDCSFSFVPRSRLELPDNFPKEIPGTCYFLEGGTSHSHTSLTSSRSAPPEPMRKVSYSIGTMFLRETSL, encoded by the exons ATGCCCAGGTACTGTCTGTTTGGCAACAATGTCACACTGGCCAGCAAGTTTGAGTCTGGGAGCCACCCTCGATGCATCAACGTCAGCCCAACCACATACTG gcTGCTGAAAGACGATTGCTCCTTCTCTTTTGTCCCTCGTTCCCGGTTGGAGCTTCCTGATAATTTTCCGAAGGAGATCCCGGGAACATGCTACTTCCTGGAGGGAGGGACTTCCCATAGCCACACCTCCCTGACAAGCTCCCGTTCCGCCCCCCCAGAGCCCATGAGGAAAGTGTCTTACAGCATCGGCACCATGTTCCTGCGAGAGACCAGTCTATAG